From a region of the Candidatus Jettenia caeni genome:
- a CDS encoding precorrin-6X reductase encodes MILVLSGTEEGKEIVRSLYKEGFSLLTTVATEYGKKVFEQMGLETVCLQGRLDANGFAQLIKEREIDTVVDATHPYAVQVSQNAIDACKKTNTRYLRFERQKREISDHPLIHKIKTIEDAVDKGRSLGKNIFLTTGVSSVDKFIRLKGEKEVYVRILPIPEHIAFCLDSGVPPMNIIAMHGPFSEDLNRAMFRQYKINTMVTKDSGDAGGVLEKIHAALSEGIDTIVIERPKIEFPKVYSSVHEVINSVKIRERC; translated from the coding sequence ATGATTTTAGTGTTATCGGGTACAGAAGAAGGTAAAGAAATTGTCAGAAGCCTATACAAAGAAGGATTCAGCCTTTTGACAACTGTTGCAACGGAGTACGGCAAGAAGGTTTTTGAGCAGATGGGTTTGGAAACTGTTTGTTTACAAGGCCGCCTGGATGCAAATGGATTTGCTCAATTGATAAAAGAGAGAGAAATAGATACGGTGGTAGATGCAACTCATCCGTATGCAGTACAGGTATCTCAGAATGCAATAGATGCTTGCAAAAAAACAAATACACGATATCTGCGTTTCGAAAGGCAAAAGAGAGAAATCTCAGATCATCCGTTAATCCACAAAATAAAGACAATTGAAGATGCCGTAGATAAGGGCAGGTCACTGGGGAAAAACATATTTCTGACCACCGGTGTATCAAGCGTGGATAAATTTATTCGATTAAAGGGTGAAAAAGAGGTCTATGTTCGAATCCTCCCTATACCTGAACATATTGCTTTTTGTCTGGACTCAGGAGTTCCTCCCATGAATATTATTGCTATGCACGGCCCTTTTTCGGAAGACTTAAATCGTGCGATGTTCAGACAATATAAAATCAACACCATGGTGACCAAAGATAGCGGAGATGCAGGGGGGGTACTTGAGAAGATTCATGCAGCGCTGAGCGAAGGAATAGATACTATAGTTATCGAAAGACCTAAAATAGAATTTCCGAAAGTATACTCGTCTGTTCATGAAGTAATTAATTCGGTTAAGATTAGGGAGAGATGTTAA
- a CDS encoding putative metallophosphoesterase → MKIISFGDIHEDISNFIRMKFVLEKADLIVISGDLTNCHGKTEAKKVLEAVKKYNSHLLAQYGNMDKSEVDDYLTQEGINLHGNGYVFEEVGIFGCGGSSPTPFNTPSEISEADIERYLIHGYNKVKDARWKIMVCHTPPKDTATDIIRTGAHVGSYIVREFIIKYRPDVCITGHIHESRGKDKVGSTTVLNAGMFRDGWYIEIDIDKNDISAALKSIA, encoded by the coding sequence ATGAAGATTATATCTTTTGGTGATATTCATGAGGATATAAGTAATTTTATAAGAATGAAATTTGTTCTTGAGAAAGCGGATTTAATTGTAATTTCAGGCGATTTAACAAATTGTCATGGAAAAACAGAAGCGAAAAAAGTACTGGAGGCTGTAAAAAAATATAATAGCCATCTTCTGGCACAGTATGGGAATATGGATAAATCAGAGGTAGATGACTATTTGACGCAGGAGGGTATAAATCTGCACGGGAATGGATATGTATTTGAGGAGGTTGGTATATTTGGTTGTGGCGGCTCAAGCCCAACACCTTTTAATACGCCCTCCGAGATAAGTGAAGCTGATATCGAAAGATATTTAATACATGGTTATAACAAGGTAAAAGATGCGCGATGGAAGATTATGGTCTGCCATACACCACCCAAAGATACAGCGACAGATATTATTCGTACTGGTGCACACGTAGGAAGTTATATCGTTAGGGAGTTTATTATAAAATATAGACCCGATGTCTGTATAACAGGACATATTCACGAATCGAGGGGCAAGGATAAGGTGGGCAGCACCACAGTACTGAATGCCGGCATGTTTAGGGACGGCTGGTACATTGAGATTGATATTGATAAGAATGATATATCTGCAGCGCTGAAATCTATTGCTTAA